The proteins below come from a single Lasioglossum baleicum chromosome 20, iyLasBale1, whole genome shotgun sequence genomic window:
- the Lap gene encoding phosphatidylinositol-binding clathrin assembly protein lap isoform X17, whose translation MAGQTINDRLLAARHSIAGQGLAKSVCKATTEEMIGPKKKHLDYLLHCTNEPNVSIPQLANLLIERSQNTNWTVVFKALITVHHMLCYGNERFTQYLASSNSTFQLSNFLDKSGVQAGARIGYDMSPFIRRYAKYLNEKALSYRTVAFDFCKMKRGKEVGTLRTMNAEKLLKTLPVLQSQLDALLEFDCTANDLTNGVINMAFMLLFRDLIRLFACYNDGIINLLEKYFDMNKKQCREALDLYKKFLIRMDRVGEFLKVAENVGIDKGDIPDLTKAPSSLLDALEQHLASLEGKKGSAANTPTQSASNRTNVKSGVSALSSTSTAFGTAASNNRLDHTGNGHIDEALRQQALAEEEAAMNQYKAKVQSPSGGPSTNPFLSSPTNNADQPIVDLFGAPQAGAANESQKASDDLLQLAGNPFADMFGAPQTAPAQTAQPQNNMWMTNGNDNSFSSVFGNQDSQSGFDGIGSVIMPTAVAGDNHISAAGQQPNAASTGKVLTGDLDSSLASLAQNLTINKSAQQQVKGMQWNSPKNAAKTGGSVGGWTPQPMAATTGAGYRPMGQGMAQLPPTTLGFPSHAAALGMQGVPMGMQGMRPMMNAMPGGGPGGMMVAGGAAPMMMPNANPMMGANLQQQPQQQPQQPQPAAQPPQNNAVQLDPFGAL comes from the exons ATGGCGGGACAGACGATAAACGACAGGCTGCTGGCAGCGAGACACAGCATCGCCGGGCAGGGCCTCGCGAAATCTGTCTGCAAGGCTACCACCGAGGAGATGATAGGCCCCAAGAAGAAACATCTTGACT ATTTACTTCACTGCACGAACGAACCGAACGTGTCGATACCACAGCTGGCGAACCTCTTGATCGAACGGTCGCAAAACACAAATTGGACGGTGGTTTTCAAGGCTCTAATCACGGTGCACCATATGCTCTGCTACGGCAATGAG AGGTTTACACAGTACCTGGCATCCAGCAACAGCACGTTTCAGCTCAGTAATTTTCTCGATAAGAGCGGCGTGCAAG CAGGAGCACGCATCG GCTATGATATGTCACCATTTATCAGGCGATACGCGAAGTACCTCAACGAGAAGGCCCTCTCCTATAGGACCGTGGCGTTCGACTTCTGTAAAATGAAAAGGGG GAAGGAGGTGGGCACCCTGCGCACAATGAACGCTGAGAAATTATTGAAGACTCTGCCGGTGTTGCAGTCGCAGCTGGACGCGCTCTTGGAGTTCGATTGTACAGCGAACGATCTGACGAACGGCGTTATAAACATGGCTTTCATGCTTCTTTTTCGGGACCTGATTCGATTGTTCGCCTGCTACAACGACGGCATTATTAATCTATTAG AAAAGTATTTTGATATGAATAAAAAACAATGCCGCGAGGCCCTGGACTTGTACAAGAAATTTCTTATAAGAATGGATCGGGTCGGTGAATTTTTGAAAGTAGCCGAG AACGTCGGAATCGATAAGGGAGACATACCTGATCTAACAAAG GCCCCAAGTAGTTTACTGGACGCGTTGGAGCAACATCTTGCCTCCCTGGAAGGGAAGAAGGGCTCCGCGGCGAACACGCCCACGCAATCCGCAAG CAATAGAACGAATGTAAAGTCGGGAGTGTCCGCCCTGTCTTCCACCAGTACTGCGTTTGGAACAGCAGCCAGTAATAACCGTCTCGACCACACCGGAAATGGACACATCGACGAAGCACTCAGGCAGCAGGCCCTCGCTGAAGAGGAGGCCGCGATGAACCAGTACAAG GCGAAGGTGCAATCTCCGTCGGGTGGGCCCAGCACAAACCCATTCCTCAGTTCACCGACAAACAATGCCGATCAGCCGATCGTGGATTTGTTTGGCGCACCGCAAGCAGGAGCGGCCAACGAATCTCAG AAAGCGTCGGATGATCTGCTCCAGCTAGCAGGTAATCCGTTCGCGGACATGTTTGGTGCACCTCAGACTGCACCCGCCCAAACAGCGCAGCCACAGAACAACATGTGGATGACTAATGGtaacg ATAATAGCTTCTCTTCCGTATTCGGTAATCAAGACTCTCAGTCTG GTTTTGACGGTATAGGCTCGGTGATAATGCCGACCGCTGTAGCTGGAGATAATCACATTTCAGCAGCAGGACAGCAGCCTAACGCCGCGTCCACCGGCAAAGTATTGACCGGGGACCTTGACAGCAGTCTCGCCAGCCTTGCCCAGAATCTGACTATCAACAAGAGCGCGCAGCAGCAGGTCAA GGGAATGCAGTGGAACTCGCCTAAGAACGCTGCGAAGACCGGTGGCTCGGTCGGCGGATGGACACCTCAGCCAATGGCAGCGACCACGGGCGCTGGTTATCGTCCAATG GGTCAAGGAATGGCGCAGCTTCCTCCAACTACCCTGGGCTTCCCTAGCCACGCCGCAGCGTTG GGAATGCAAGGTGTCCCAATGGGCATGCAGGGCATGAGGCCGATGATGAACGCAATGCCTGGCGGTGGTCCCGGCGGCATGATGGTTGCAGGAGGAGCCGCGCCAATGATGATGCCCAATGCGAATCCCATGATGGGTGCTAATCTACAACAGCAACCGCAACAGCAACCGCAACAACCTCAGCCTGCTGCGCAACCACCGCAAAATAACGCGGTCCAACTCGATCCGTTCGGTGCTCTGTGA
- the Lap gene encoding phosphatidylinositol-binding clathrin assembly protein lap isoform X19, translating into MAGQTINDRLLAARHSIAGQGLAKSVCKATTEEMIGPKKKHLDYLLHCTNEPNVSIPQLANLLIERSQNTNWTVVFKALITVHHMLCYGNERFTQYLASSNSTFQLSNFLDKSGVQAGARIGYDMSPFIRRYAKYLNEKALSYRTVAFDFCKMKRGKEVGTLRTMNAEKLLKTLPVLQSQLDALLEFDCTANDLTNGVINMAFMLLFRDLIRLFACYNDGIINLLEKYFDMNKKQCREALDLYKKFLIRMDRVGEFLKVAENVGIDKGDIPDLTKAPSSLLDALEQHLASLEGKKGSAANTPTQSASNRTNVKSGVSALSSTSTAFGTAASNNRLDHTGNGHIDEALRQQALAEEEAAMNQYKAKVQSPSGGPSTNPFLSSPTNNADQPIVDLFGAPQAGAANESQKASDDLLQLAGNPFADMFGAPQTAPAQTAQPQNNMWMTNGFAAVPPANNNFVTDNSFSSVFGNQDSQSAGDNHISAAGQQPNAASTGKVLTGDLDSSLASLAQNLTINKSAQQQVKGMQWNSPKNAAKTGGSVGGWTPQPMAATTGAGYRPMGQGMAQLPPTTLGFPSHAAALGMQGVPMGMQGMRPMMNAMPGGGPGGMMVAGGAAPMMMPNANPMMGANLQQQPQQQPQQPQPAAQPPQNNAVQLDPFGAL; encoded by the exons ATGGCGGGACAGACGATAAACGACAGGCTGCTGGCAGCGAGACACAGCATCGCCGGGCAGGGCCTCGCGAAATCTGTCTGCAAGGCTACCACCGAGGAGATGATAGGCCCCAAGAAGAAACATCTTGACT ATTTACTTCACTGCACGAACGAACCGAACGTGTCGATACCACAGCTGGCGAACCTCTTGATCGAACGGTCGCAAAACACAAATTGGACGGTGGTTTTCAAGGCTCTAATCACGGTGCACCATATGCTCTGCTACGGCAATGAG AGGTTTACACAGTACCTGGCATCCAGCAACAGCACGTTTCAGCTCAGTAATTTTCTCGATAAGAGCGGCGTGCAAG CAGGAGCACGCATCG GCTATGATATGTCACCATTTATCAGGCGATACGCGAAGTACCTCAACGAGAAGGCCCTCTCCTATAGGACCGTGGCGTTCGACTTCTGTAAAATGAAAAGGGG GAAGGAGGTGGGCACCCTGCGCACAATGAACGCTGAGAAATTATTGAAGACTCTGCCGGTGTTGCAGTCGCAGCTGGACGCGCTCTTGGAGTTCGATTGTACAGCGAACGATCTGACGAACGGCGTTATAAACATGGCTTTCATGCTTCTTTTTCGGGACCTGATTCGATTGTTCGCCTGCTACAACGACGGCATTATTAATCTATTAG AAAAGTATTTTGATATGAATAAAAAACAATGCCGCGAGGCCCTGGACTTGTACAAGAAATTTCTTATAAGAATGGATCGGGTCGGTGAATTTTTGAAAGTAGCCGAG AACGTCGGAATCGATAAGGGAGACATACCTGATCTAACAAAG GCCCCAAGTAGTTTACTGGACGCGTTGGAGCAACATCTTGCCTCCCTGGAAGGGAAGAAGGGCTCCGCGGCGAACACGCCCACGCAATCCGCAAG CAATAGAACGAATGTAAAGTCGGGAGTGTCCGCCCTGTCTTCCACCAGTACTGCGTTTGGAACAGCAGCCAGTAATAACCGTCTCGACCACACCGGAAATGGACACATCGACGAAGCACTCAGGCAGCAGGCCCTCGCTGAAGAGGAGGCCGCGATGAACCAGTACAAG GCGAAGGTGCAATCTCCGTCGGGTGGGCCCAGCACAAACCCATTCCTCAGTTCACCGACAAACAATGCCGATCAGCCGATCGTGGATTTGTTTGGCGCACCGCAAGCAGGAGCGGCCAACGAATCTCAG AAAGCGTCGGATGATCTGCTCCAGCTAGCAGGTAATCCGTTCGCGGACATGTTTGGTGCACCTCAGACTGCACCCGCCCAAACAGCGCAGCCACAGAACAACATGTGGATGACTAATG GTTTCGCGGCAGTACCACCGGCAAATAATAACTTTGTTACAGATAATAGCTTCTCTTCCGTATTCGGTAATCAAGACTCTCAGTCTG CTGGAGATAATCACATTTCAGCAGCAGGACAGCAGCCTAACGCCGCGTCCACCGGCAAAGTATTGACCGGGGACCTTGACAGCAGTCTCGCCAGCCTTGCCCAGAATCTGACTATCAACAAGAGCGCGCAGCAGCAGGTCAA GGGAATGCAGTGGAACTCGCCTAAGAACGCTGCGAAGACCGGTGGCTCGGTCGGCGGATGGACACCTCAGCCAATGGCAGCGACCACGGGCGCTGGTTATCGTCCAATG GGTCAAGGAATGGCGCAGCTTCCTCCAACTACCCTGGGCTTCCCTAGCCACGCCGCAGCGTTG GGAATGCAAGGTGTCCCAATGGGCATGCAGGGCATGAGGCCGATGATGAACGCAATGCCTGGCGGTGGTCCCGGCGGCATGATGGTTGCAGGAGGAGCCGCGCCAATGATGATGCCCAATGCGAATCCCATGATGGGTGCTAATCTACAACAGCAACCGCAACAGCAACCGCAACAACCTCAGCCTGCTGCGCAACCACCGCAAAATAACGCGGTCCAACTCGATCCGTTCGGTGCTCTGTGA
- the Lap gene encoding phosphatidylinositol-binding clathrin assembly protein lap isoform X18, producing MAGQTINDRLLAARHSIAGQGLAKSVCKATTEEMIGPKKKHLDYLLHCTNEPNVSIPQLANLLIERSQNTNWTVVFKALITVHHMLCYGNERFTQYLASSNSTFQLSNFLDKSGVQAGARIGYDMSPFIRRYAKYLNEKALSYRTVAFDFCKMKRGKEVGTLRTMNAEKLLKTLPVLQSQLDALLEFDCTANDLTNGVINMAFMLLFRDLIRLFACYNDGIINLLEKYFDMNKKQCREALDLYKKFLIRMDRVGEFLKVAENVGIDKGDIPDLTKAPSSLLDALEQHLASLEGKKGSAANTPTQSASNRTNVKSGVSALSSTSTAFGTAASNNRLDHTGNGHIDEALRQQALAEEEAAMNQYKAKVQSPSGGPSTNPFLSSPTNNADQPIVDLFGAPQAGAANESQKASDDLLQLAGNPFADMFGAPQTAPAQTAQPQNNMWMTNDNSFSSVFGNQDSQSGFDGIGSVIMPTAVAGDNHISAAGQQPNAASTGKVLTGDLDSSLASLAQNLTINKSAQQQVKGMQWNSPKNAAKTGGSVGGWTPQPMAATTGAGYRPMGQGMAQLPPTTLGFPSHAAALGMQGVPMGMQGMRPMMNAMPGGGPGGMMVAGGAAPMMMPNANPMMGANLQQQPQQQPQQPQPAAQPPQNNAVQLDPFGAL from the exons ATGGCGGGACAGACGATAAACGACAGGCTGCTGGCAGCGAGACACAGCATCGCCGGGCAGGGCCTCGCGAAATCTGTCTGCAAGGCTACCACCGAGGAGATGATAGGCCCCAAGAAGAAACATCTTGACT ATTTACTTCACTGCACGAACGAACCGAACGTGTCGATACCACAGCTGGCGAACCTCTTGATCGAACGGTCGCAAAACACAAATTGGACGGTGGTTTTCAAGGCTCTAATCACGGTGCACCATATGCTCTGCTACGGCAATGAG AGGTTTACACAGTACCTGGCATCCAGCAACAGCACGTTTCAGCTCAGTAATTTTCTCGATAAGAGCGGCGTGCAAG CAGGAGCACGCATCG GCTATGATATGTCACCATTTATCAGGCGATACGCGAAGTACCTCAACGAGAAGGCCCTCTCCTATAGGACCGTGGCGTTCGACTTCTGTAAAATGAAAAGGGG GAAGGAGGTGGGCACCCTGCGCACAATGAACGCTGAGAAATTATTGAAGACTCTGCCGGTGTTGCAGTCGCAGCTGGACGCGCTCTTGGAGTTCGATTGTACAGCGAACGATCTGACGAACGGCGTTATAAACATGGCTTTCATGCTTCTTTTTCGGGACCTGATTCGATTGTTCGCCTGCTACAACGACGGCATTATTAATCTATTAG AAAAGTATTTTGATATGAATAAAAAACAATGCCGCGAGGCCCTGGACTTGTACAAGAAATTTCTTATAAGAATGGATCGGGTCGGTGAATTTTTGAAAGTAGCCGAG AACGTCGGAATCGATAAGGGAGACATACCTGATCTAACAAAG GCCCCAAGTAGTTTACTGGACGCGTTGGAGCAACATCTTGCCTCCCTGGAAGGGAAGAAGGGCTCCGCGGCGAACACGCCCACGCAATCCGCAAG CAATAGAACGAATGTAAAGTCGGGAGTGTCCGCCCTGTCTTCCACCAGTACTGCGTTTGGAACAGCAGCCAGTAATAACCGTCTCGACCACACCGGAAATGGACACATCGACGAAGCACTCAGGCAGCAGGCCCTCGCTGAAGAGGAGGCCGCGATGAACCAGTACAAG GCGAAGGTGCAATCTCCGTCGGGTGGGCCCAGCACAAACCCATTCCTCAGTTCACCGACAAACAATGCCGATCAGCCGATCGTGGATTTGTTTGGCGCACCGCAAGCAGGAGCGGCCAACGAATCTCAG AAAGCGTCGGATGATCTGCTCCAGCTAGCAGGTAATCCGTTCGCGGACATGTTTGGTGCACCTCAGACTGCACCCGCCCAAACAGCGCAGCCACAGAACAACATGTGGATGACTAATG ATAATAGCTTCTCTTCCGTATTCGGTAATCAAGACTCTCAGTCTG GTTTTGACGGTATAGGCTCGGTGATAATGCCGACCGCTGTAGCTGGAGATAATCACATTTCAGCAGCAGGACAGCAGCCTAACGCCGCGTCCACCGGCAAAGTATTGACCGGGGACCTTGACAGCAGTCTCGCCAGCCTTGCCCAGAATCTGACTATCAACAAGAGCGCGCAGCAGCAGGTCAA GGGAATGCAGTGGAACTCGCCTAAGAACGCTGCGAAGACCGGTGGCTCGGTCGGCGGATGGACACCTCAGCCAATGGCAGCGACCACGGGCGCTGGTTATCGTCCAATG GGTCAAGGAATGGCGCAGCTTCCTCCAACTACCCTGGGCTTCCCTAGCCACGCCGCAGCGTTG GGAATGCAAGGTGTCCCAATGGGCATGCAGGGCATGAGGCCGATGATGAACGCAATGCCTGGCGGTGGTCCCGGCGGCATGATGGTTGCAGGAGGAGCCGCGCCAATGATGATGCCCAATGCGAATCCCATGATGGGTGCTAATCTACAACAGCAACCGCAACAGCAACCGCAACAACCTCAGCCTGCTGCGCAACCACCGCAAAATAACGCGGTCCAACTCGATCCGTTCGGTGCTCTGTGA
- the Lap gene encoding phosphatidylinositol-binding clathrin assembly protein lap isoform X24, translating into MAGQTINDRLLAARHSIAGQGLAKSVCKATTEEMIGPKKKHLDYLLHCTNEPNVSIPQLANLLIERSQNTNWTVVFKALITVHHMLCYGNERFTQYLASSNSTFQLSNFLDKSGVQAGARIGYDMSPFIRRYAKYLNEKALSYRTVAFDFCKMKRGKEVGTLRTMNAEKLLKTLPVLQSQLDALLEFDCTANDLTNGVINMAFMLLFRDLIRLFACYNDGIINLLEKYFDMNKKQCREALDLYKKFLIRMDRVGEFLKVAENVGIDKGDIPDLTKAPSSLLDALEQHLASLEGKKGSAANTPTQSASNRTNVKSGVSALSSTSTAFGTAASNNRLDHTGNGHIDEALRQQALAEEEAAMNQYKAKVQSPSGGPSTNPFLSSPTNNADQPIVDLFGAPQAGAANESQKASDDLLQLAGNPFADMFGAPQTAPAQTAQPQNNMWMTNGNDNSFSSVFGNQDSQSAAGQQPNAASTGKVLTGDLDSSLASLAQNLTINKSAQQQVKGMQWNSPKNAAKTGGSVGGWTPQPMAATTGAGYRPMGQGMAQLPPTTLGFPSHAAALGMQGVPMGMQGMRPMMNAMPGGGPGGMMVAGGAAPMMMPNANPMMGANLQQQPQQQPQQPQPAAQPPQNNAVQLDPFGAL; encoded by the exons ATGGCGGGACAGACGATAAACGACAGGCTGCTGGCAGCGAGACACAGCATCGCCGGGCAGGGCCTCGCGAAATCTGTCTGCAAGGCTACCACCGAGGAGATGATAGGCCCCAAGAAGAAACATCTTGACT ATTTACTTCACTGCACGAACGAACCGAACGTGTCGATACCACAGCTGGCGAACCTCTTGATCGAACGGTCGCAAAACACAAATTGGACGGTGGTTTTCAAGGCTCTAATCACGGTGCACCATATGCTCTGCTACGGCAATGAG AGGTTTACACAGTACCTGGCATCCAGCAACAGCACGTTTCAGCTCAGTAATTTTCTCGATAAGAGCGGCGTGCAAG CAGGAGCACGCATCG GCTATGATATGTCACCATTTATCAGGCGATACGCGAAGTACCTCAACGAGAAGGCCCTCTCCTATAGGACCGTGGCGTTCGACTTCTGTAAAATGAAAAGGGG GAAGGAGGTGGGCACCCTGCGCACAATGAACGCTGAGAAATTATTGAAGACTCTGCCGGTGTTGCAGTCGCAGCTGGACGCGCTCTTGGAGTTCGATTGTACAGCGAACGATCTGACGAACGGCGTTATAAACATGGCTTTCATGCTTCTTTTTCGGGACCTGATTCGATTGTTCGCCTGCTACAACGACGGCATTATTAATCTATTAG AAAAGTATTTTGATATGAATAAAAAACAATGCCGCGAGGCCCTGGACTTGTACAAGAAATTTCTTATAAGAATGGATCGGGTCGGTGAATTTTTGAAAGTAGCCGAG AACGTCGGAATCGATAAGGGAGACATACCTGATCTAACAAAG GCCCCAAGTAGTTTACTGGACGCGTTGGAGCAACATCTTGCCTCCCTGGAAGGGAAGAAGGGCTCCGCGGCGAACACGCCCACGCAATCCGCAAG CAATAGAACGAATGTAAAGTCGGGAGTGTCCGCCCTGTCTTCCACCAGTACTGCGTTTGGAACAGCAGCCAGTAATAACCGTCTCGACCACACCGGAAATGGACACATCGACGAAGCACTCAGGCAGCAGGCCCTCGCTGAAGAGGAGGCCGCGATGAACCAGTACAAG GCGAAGGTGCAATCTCCGTCGGGTGGGCCCAGCACAAACCCATTCCTCAGTTCACCGACAAACAATGCCGATCAGCCGATCGTGGATTTGTTTGGCGCACCGCAAGCAGGAGCGGCCAACGAATCTCAG AAAGCGTCGGATGATCTGCTCCAGCTAGCAGGTAATCCGTTCGCGGACATGTTTGGTGCACCTCAGACTGCACCCGCCCAAACAGCGCAGCCACAGAACAACATGTGGATGACTAATGGtaacg ATAATAGCTTCTCTTCCGTATTCGGTAATCAAGACTCTCAGTCTG CAGCAGGACAGCAGCCTAACGCCGCGTCCACCGGCAAAGTATTGACCGGGGACCTTGACAGCAGTCTCGCCAGCCTTGCCCAGAATCTGACTATCAACAAGAGCGCGCAGCAGCAGGTCAA GGGAATGCAGTGGAACTCGCCTAAGAACGCTGCGAAGACCGGTGGCTCGGTCGGCGGATGGACACCTCAGCCAATGGCAGCGACCACGGGCGCTGGTTATCGTCCAATG GGTCAAGGAATGGCGCAGCTTCCTCCAACTACCCTGGGCTTCCCTAGCCACGCCGCAGCGTTG GGAATGCAAGGTGTCCCAATGGGCATGCAGGGCATGAGGCCGATGATGAACGCAATGCCTGGCGGTGGTCCCGGCGGCATGATGGTTGCAGGAGGAGCCGCGCCAATGATGATGCCCAATGCGAATCCCATGATGGGTGCTAATCTACAACAGCAACCGCAACAGCAACCGCAACAACCTCAGCCTGCTGCGCAACCACCGCAAAATAACGCGGTCCAACTCGATCCGTTCGGTGCTCTGTGA
- the Lap gene encoding phosphatidylinositol-binding clathrin assembly protein lap isoform X20, with the protein MAGQTINDRLLAARHSIAGQGLAKSVCKATTEEMIGPKKKHLDYLLHCTNEPNVSIPQLANLLIERSQNTNWTVVFKALITVHHMLCYGNERFTQYLASSNSTFQLSNFLDKSGVQAGARIGYDMSPFIRRYAKYLNEKALSYRTVAFDFCKMKRGKEVGTLRTMNAEKLLKTLPVLQSQLDALLEFDCTANDLTNGVINMAFMLLFRDLIRLFACYNDGIINLLEKYFDMNKKQCREALDLYKKFLIRMDRVGEFLKVAENVGIDKGDIPDLTKAPSSLLDALEQHLASLEGKKGSAANTPTQSASNRTNVKSGVSALSSTSTAFGTAASNNRLDHTGNGHIDEALRQQALAEEEAAMNQYKAKVQSPSGGPSTNPFLSSPTNNADQPIVDLFGAPQAGAANESQKASDDLLQLAGNPFADMFGAPQTAPAQTAQPQNNMWMTNGNGFAAVPPANNNFVTDNSFSSVFGNQDSQSAAGQQPNAASTGKVLTGDLDSSLASLAQNLTINKSAQQQVKGMQWNSPKNAAKTGGSVGGWTPQPMAATTGAGYRPMGQGMAQLPPTTLGFPSHAAALGMQGVPMGMQGMRPMMNAMPGGGPGGMMVAGGAAPMMMPNANPMMGANLQQQPQQQPQQPQPAAQPPQNNAVQLDPFGAL; encoded by the exons ATGGCGGGACAGACGATAAACGACAGGCTGCTGGCAGCGAGACACAGCATCGCCGGGCAGGGCCTCGCGAAATCTGTCTGCAAGGCTACCACCGAGGAGATGATAGGCCCCAAGAAGAAACATCTTGACT ATTTACTTCACTGCACGAACGAACCGAACGTGTCGATACCACAGCTGGCGAACCTCTTGATCGAACGGTCGCAAAACACAAATTGGACGGTGGTTTTCAAGGCTCTAATCACGGTGCACCATATGCTCTGCTACGGCAATGAG AGGTTTACACAGTACCTGGCATCCAGCAACAGCACGTTTCAGCTCAGTAATTTTCTCGATAAGAGCGGCGTGCAAG CAGGAGCACGCATCG GCTATGATATGTCACCATTTATCAGGCGATACGCGAAGTACCTCAACGAGAAGGCCCTCTCCTATAGGACCGTGGCGTTCGACTTCTGTAAAATGAAAAGGGG GAAGGAGGTGGGCACCCTGCGCACAATGAACGCTGAGAAATTATTGAAGACTCTGCCGGTGTTGCAGTCGCAGCTGGACGCGCTCTTGGAGTTCGATTGTACAGCGAACGATCTGACGAACGGCGTTATAAACATGGCTTTCATGCTTCTTTTTCGGGACCTGATTCGATTGTTCGCCTGCTACAACGACGGCATTATTAATCTATTAG AAAAGTATTTTGATATGAATAAAAAACAATGCCGCGAGGCCCTGGACTTGTACAAGAAATTTCTTATAAGAATGGATCGGGTCGGTGAATTTTTGAAAGTAGCCGAG AACGTCGGAATCGATAAGGGAGACATACCTGATCTAACAAAG GCCCCAAGTAGTTTACTGGACGCGTTGGAGCAACATCTTGCCTCCCTGGAAGGGAAGAAGGGCTCCGCGGCGAACACGCCCACGCAATCCGCAAG CAATAGAACGAATGTAAAGTCGGGAGTGTCCGCCCTGTCTTCCACCAGTACTGCGTTTGGAACAGCAGCCAGTAATAACCGTCTCGACCACACCGGAAATGGACACATCGACGAAGCACTCAGGCAGCAGGCCCTCGCTGAAGAGGAGGCCGCGATGAACCAGTACAAG GCGAAGGTGCAATCTCCGTCGGGTGGGCCCAGCACAAACCCATTCCTCAGTTCACCGACAAACAATGCCGATCAGCCGATCGTGGATTTGTTTGGCGCACCGCAAGCAGGAGCGGCCAACGAATCTCAG AAAGCGTCGGATGATCTGCTCCAGCTAGCAGGTAATCCGTTCGCGGACATGTTTGGTGCACCTCAGACTGCACCCGCCCAAACAGCGCAGCCACAGAACAACATGTGGATGACTAATGGtaacg GTTTCGCGGCAGTACCACCGGCAAATAATAACTTTGTTACAGATAATAGCTTCTCTTCCGTATTCGGTAATCAAGACTCTCAGTCTG CAGCAGGACAGCAGCCTAACGCCGCGTCCACCGGCAAAGTATTGACCGGGGACCTTGACAGCAGTCTCGCCAGCCTTGCCCAGAATCTGACTATCAACAAGAGCGCGCAGCAGCAGGTCAA GGGAATGCAGTGGAACTCGCCTAAGAACGCTGCGAAGACCGGTGGCTCGGTCGGCGGATGGACACCTCAGCCAATGGCAGCGACCACGGGCGCTGGTTATCGTCCAATG GGTCAAGGAATGGCGCAGCTTCCTCCAACTACCCTGGGCTTCCCTAGCCACGCCGCAGCGTTG GGAATGCAAGGTGTCCCAATGGGCATGCAGGGCATGAGGCCGATGATGAACGCAATGCCTGGCGGTGGTCCCGGCGGCATGATGGTTGCAGGAGGAGCCGCGCCAATGATGATGCCCAATGCGAATCCCATGATGGGTGCTAATCTACAACAGCAACCGCAACAGCAACCGCAACAACCTCAGCCTGCTGCGCAACCACCGCAAAATAACGCGGTCCAACTCGATCCGTTCGGTGCTCTGTGA